The following are from one region of the Cystobacter fuscus DSM 2262 genome:
- a CDS encoding class I adenylate-forming enzyme family protein: MSNLKARLEQFGSKPALVFRGSTISYAELCERANAFTTLLTSEGIAPGECVALRGDFSPNTVALLIALTDNRCIAVPFGRSAHAQHASWFEIAQVTRLFDFNEDDTWSLSRVPWRGEANPLLAQLRSDGRAGIVFFSSGTSGAPKAMLHAVDRILEKFARPRAPRRTLSFLLLDHAGGINTLFGILTGGGTLVAPEGRTPDAICALIQEHRVELLPTTPTFLNVMLLAEAHQRYDLSSLELITYGTEPMPESTLRAVHRALPGVRIKQTYGLSELGALATRSESDDSLWIQIGGAGYEAKVEGGTLRIRTKMAMLGYLNAPSPFDAEGWMDTGDAVEVRGDYVRVLGRQSELINVGGQKVFPQEVENVILGVPNVKDVLVQGRASPLVGQVVVATVRLARPEPVDEVRKRVREFCKDKLDAFKIPAVVTVTESDLSNERMKKARTRTAHV; encoded by the coding sequence ATGTCTAACTTGAAGGCACGGCTCGAGCAATTCGGGTCCAAGCCCGCACTCGTCTTTCGCGGATCAACGATAAGTTATGCCGAGCTGTGCGAACGCGCCAACGCGTTCACGACGTTGCTGACGTCGGAAGGGATCGCTCCGGGCGAGTGCGTGGCACTTCGCGGAGATTTTTCCCCCAACACAGTGGCTCTCCTGATCGCGCTCACCGACAACCGCTGCATCGCCGTTCCCTTCGGCAGATCAGCACACGCGCAGCACGCCTCGTGGTTCGAGATCGCCCAGGTCACCCGCCTCTTCGACTTCAACGAAGACGACACGTGGAGCCTGAGCCGGGTGCCGTGGCGGGGCGAGGCGAATCCCCTCCTGGCGCAACTGCGCTCCGACGGGCGCGCGGGCATCGTCTTCTTCTCCTCCGGGACGAGCGGGGCGCCCAAGGCCATGTTGCACGCGGTCGACCGGATCCTCGAGAAGTTCGCGCGCCCACGAGCTCCCCGCCGCACGCTGAGCTTCCTGTTGCTCGATCACGCCGGTGGCATCAACACGTTGTTCGGCATCCTCACCGGCGGCGGAACGTTGGTCGCTCCCGAGGGCCGCACTCCGGATGCGATCTGCGCGTTGATTCAAGAACACCGCGTCGAACTCCTGCCCACGACGCCCACGTTCCTGAACGTCATGCTGCTCGCCGAGGCGCACCAGCGCTACGATCTCTCGTCGCTCGAGCTGATCACCTACGGCACCGAGCCCATGCCCGAGTCGACGCTCCGGGCGGTGCACCGCGCCCTGCCAGGCGTGCGCATCAAGCAGACCTATGGCCTCAGCGAGCTCGGCGCGCTCGCCACGCGCTCCGAGTCCGATGACTCGCTGTGGATTCAGATCGGCGGCGCGGGGTACGAGGCGAAGGTCGAAGGGGGCACGCTGCGTATCCGCACGAAGATGGCGATGCTCGGCTACCTCAACGCGCCCTCGCCATTCGACGCCGAGGGGTGGATGGATACGGGCGACGCGGTCGAGGTGCGCGGCGACTACGTGCGCGTCCTCGGCCGACAGTCCGAGCTCATCAACGTCGGCGGCCAGAAGGTCTTTCCCCAGGAGGTGGAGAACGTCATCCTCGGCGTGCCCAACGTCAAGGACGTGCTCGTGCAGGGCAGGGCGAGCCCCCTCGTCGGACAGGTCGTCGTGGCGACGGTGCGGCTCGCCCGGCCCGAGCCCGTTGACGAGGTCCGCAAGCGGGTGCGCGAGTTCTGCAAGGACAAACTGGATGCCTTCAAGATCCCCGCGGTCGTGACGGTCACGGAGAGTGATCTCTCCAATGAGCGCATGAAGAAGGCGCGCACCAGGACGGCTCATGTCTGA
- a CDS encoding SDR family NAD(P)-dependent oxidoreductase, whose protein sequence is MSEKTLVIVSGGSRGLGEHLVRALLADGYPVATFSRGKTPFIDGCLAGHPDRFYWEECDITDAPRLDRFVAECTRRFGPVGTLVNNAAFATDGLFLFTKRNDMHKALAVNVEAVMNLSQTCLSGMVRARKGIIINVSSVSAVRGIKGVAAYGATKAAVDGFTRGLAREVGSQGIRVNSVALGYFESAMSTALLDSDQVKKIVERTPLKRVGHIEEMVGVIRFLMSPAAGFITGQTLLVDGGLTC, encoded by the coding sequence ATGTCTGAGAAAACCCTCGTCATCGTGAGTGGTGGAAGCCGTGGTCTGGGCGAGCACCTGGTGCGCGCCCTGCTCGCGGACGGCTACCCGGTCGCGACCTTCAGCCGTGGCAAGACACCCTTCATCGACGGCTGCCTGGCCGGACATCCGGACCGCTTCTACTGGGAGGAGTGCGACATCACCGACGCGCCGAGGCTGGACCGCTTCGTCGCCGAGTGCACGCGCCGGTTCGGCCCGGTCGGCACGCTCGTCAACAACGCGGCGTTCGCCACCGATGGGCTGTTTCTCTTCACGAAGAGAAACGACATGCACAAGGCCCTCGCGGTGAACGTGGAAGCGGTCATGAACCTGTCGCAGACGTGTCTGTCCGGCATGGTTCGCGCGCGCAAGGGCATCATCATCAATGTCTCGTCCGTCTCCGCCGTGCGCGGCATCAAGGGCGTCGCGGCGTATGGGGCGACCAAGGCCGCCGTGGATGGCTTCACGCGCGGGCTCGCGCGAGAGGTCGGCTCGCAAGGCATTCGCGTCAACTCGGTCGCGCTCGGCTATTTCGAGAGCGCGATGAGCACGGCGCTGCTCGATTCGGATCAGGTCAAGAAAATCGTCGAGCGCACGCCGCTCAAGCGCGTTGGCCACATCGAGGAGATGGTCGGCGTGATTCGTTTCCTGATGTCCCCGGCGGCCGGGTTCATCACCGGGCAAACGCTCCTGGTCGATGGAGGACTGACATGTTGA
- a CDS encoding POT family MFS transporter: MARTPSAPSSDRFPPQIPYIIGNEACERFSFYGMRNILTVFLIDYLLRNAVPDEGARSAQAKSLMHLFMAGVYFCPLLGGYLADRWFGKYKVILWLSLVYCLGHACLALFENNATGFYTGLVLISLGSGGIKPCVSAMVGDQFTANNKHLVKKVFAIFYWTINFGSFFASLTIPLTLKHLGPAVAFGIPGVLMFVATVIFWSGRKHYVVVPPTGPNPHSFHKVVGSALRHRGQGGHWLDGATREHPAEAVEGAKAVLRISGLLLPTIPFFWMLFDQKASTWVIQARAMDPQVGPITFQPSQMQFINPALVMILIPLLVGVVYPAFQRAGWELTPLRRMPLGLAVGAFSYAIAGYFQVVMERGTVLNISWQLLPYIVLTLSEILVSTTGLEFAYTQAPREMKGIIQSLWLLTTTLANVAVAIASALNVFSGAGQFFFYGGLALLAAGAMAFMARHYQVRDYYQQDVGGSVPDRAQPPPSLADNSKAL, encoded by the coding sequence ATGGCCCGCACGCCCAGCGCTCCATCCTCGGACCGATTCCCGCCTCAGATTCCCTACATCATCGGCAACGAGGCCTGTGAGCGCTTCAGCTTCTACGGGATGAGGAACATCCTCACGGTGTTCCTCATCGACTATCTGCTGCGCAACGCCGTGCCCGACGAGGGCGCGCGCTCGGCTCAAGCCAAGAGCCTGATGCACCTGTTCATGGCGGGCGTGTACTTCTGCCCGCTGCTGGGCGGCTACCTCGCGGATCGCTGGTTCGGCAAGTACAAGGTCATCCTCTGGCTGAGCCTCGTGTACTGCCTGGGCCACGCGTGCCTGGCGCTCTTCGAGAACAACGCCACGGGCTTCTACACGGGCCTGGTGCTCATCTCCCTGGGCAGCGGCGGCATCAAGCCGTGCGTGAGCGCCATGGTGGGTGACCAGTTCACCGCGAACAACAAGCACCTGGTGAAGAAGGTCTTCGCCATCTTCTACTGGACCATCAACTTCGGCTCCTTCTTCGCCTCGCTGACCATCCCCCTGACGCTCAAGCACCTGGGGCCCGCGGTGGCGTTCGGCATCCCGGGCGTGTTGATGTTCGTGGCCACGGTCATCTTCTGGAGCGGCCGCAAGCACTACGTGGTGGTGCCCCCCACCGGGCCTAACCCCCACTCCTTCCACAAGGTCGTCGGCTCCGCGCTGCGCCACCGGGGCCAGGGGGGCCACTGGCTCGACGGCGCCACGCGCGAGCACCCCGCCGAGGCCGTGGAGGGCGCCAAGGCCGTGCTGCGCATCAGCGGACTGCTGCTGCCCACCATCCCCTTCTTCTGGATGCTCTTCGACCAGAAGGCGTCCACCTGGGTCATCCAGGCGCGCGCCATGGATCCCCAGGTGGGCCCCATCACCTTCCAGCCCAGCCAGATGCAGTTCATCAACCCCGCGCTGGTGATGATCCTCATCCCCCTGCTGGTGGGCGTGGTGTATCCCGCCTTCCAGCGGGCGGGCTGGGAGCTCACCCCCTTGCGCCGCATGCCGCTCGGGCTCGCGGTGGGGGCGTTCTCCTACGCCATCGCGGGCTACTTCCAGGTGGTGATGGAGCGGGGCACCGTGCTCAACATCTCCTGGCAGCTCCTGCCCTACATCGTCCTCACGCTGTCGGAGATCCTCGTGTCCACCACGGGCCTCGAGTTCGCCTACACCCAGGCGCCGCGCGAGATGAAGGGCATCATCCAGAGCTTGTGGCTGCTCACCACCACGCTCGCCAACGTGGCGGTGGCCATCGCCTCCGCGCTCAACGTCTTCAGCGGAGCGGGCCAGTTCTTCTTCTACGGAGGGCTCGCGCTGCTGGCCGCCGGGGCCATGGCCTTCATGGCCCGCCACTACCAGGTGCGCGACTACTACCAGCAGGACGTGGGGGGCAGCGTGCCGGATCGCGCGCAGCCCCCTCCCTCCCTCGCGGACAACTCGAAGGCGCTGTAG